From the genome of Actinacidiphila yeochonensis CN732, one region includes:
- a CDS encoding thiol-disulfide oxidoreductase DCC family protein → MRELAVREPAVRELTVLYDPDCRLCAFASRWLARQRQLVRLHLVPVGSAEARRRFPTLDHAAAEGEVTVVGDGGQLYRGDSAWIVCLWALADHREFSHTLTGPAGRRLARAAVLSAAKYRGSQRHHVRTAAPDSHHVRTAAPDSRVCSVPPGWTYDPVSGWSQAPGDAEAPACVDGCDTDPGGPG, encoded by the coding sequence GTGCGGGAGCTGGCAGTGCGGGAGCCGGCAGTGCGGGAGCTGACGGTGCTGTACGACCCCGACTGCCGCCTCTGCGCCTTCGCCTCCCGCTGGCTGGCACGGCAGCGGCAACTGGTCCGGCTGCACCTGGTGCCGGTCGGCTCGGCGGAGGCCCGGCGGCGCTTCCCGACGCTGGACCACGCGGCGGCCGAGGGGGAGGTGACCGTCGTGGGGGACGGCGGGCAGCTCTACCGGGGAGACAGCGCGTGGATCGTCTGCCTGTGGGCGCTGGCCGACCACCGGGAGTTCTCGCACACGCTGACCGGCCCGGCCGGGCGGCGGCTGGCGAGGGCCGCGGTGCTCAGCGCGGCGAAGTACCGGGGCTCACAGCGCCACCACGTCCGCACCGCCGCACCGGACAGCCACCACGTCCGCACCGCCGCACCGGACAGCCGGGTGTGCTCGGTGCCGCCGGGATGGACGTACGACCCGGTGTCCGGCTGGTCCCAGGCCCCCGGCGACGCCGAGGCCCCGGCCTGCGTGGACGGATGCGACACCGACCCCGGCGGCCCCGGATAG
- a CDS encoding succinate dehydrogenase iron-sulfur subunit, giving the protein MSTSTLDNHSDALSAAENNASHLVAVTLRVRRFNPEVSAEAEWVDYQIQADPKERVLDALHKVKWEIDGSLTFRRSCAHGVCGSDAMRINGKNRLACKTLIKDVNPDKPITVEPIKGLTVLKDLVVDMEPFFQAYRDVMPFLVTKGNEPTRERLQSAADRERFDDTTKCILCAACTSSCPVFWNDGQYFGPAAIVNAHRFIFDSRDEAGEQRLEILNEKDGVWRCRTTFNCTDACPRGIEVTKAIQEVKRALITRRF; this is encoded by the coding sequence ATGAGCACCTCGACGCTCGACAACCACTCGGACGCCCTGTCGGCGGCCGAGAACAACGCCTCGCACCTGGTGGCGGTCACCCTGCGGGTGCGCCGGTTCAACCCCGAGGTCTCGGCGGAGGCCGAGTGGGTCGACTACCAGATCCAGGCGGACCCCAAGGAGCGGGTGCTCGACGCCCTGCACAAGGTCAAGTGGGAGATCGACGGGTCGCTGACCTTCCGCCGCTCCTGCGCGCACGGCGTGTGCGGCTCCGACGCGATGCGGATCAACGGCAAGAACCGGCTGGCCTGCAAGACGCTGATCAAGGACGTCAACCCCGACAAGCCGATCACGGTGGAGCCCATCAAGGGCCTGACCGTGCTCAAGGACCTCGTGGTCGACATGGAGCCGTTCTTCCAGGCGTACCGGGACGTCATGCCGTTCCTGGTCACCAAGGGCAACGAGCCGACCCGTGAGCGGCTGCAGTCCGCCGCCGACCGGGAGCGGTTCGACGACACCACCAAGTGCATCCTGTGCGCGGCGTGCACGTCGTCCTGCCCGGTCTTCTGGAACGACGGGCAGTACTTCGGCCCGGCGGCGATCGTCAACGCCCACCGCTTCATCTTCGACTCGCGCGACGAGGCCGGCGAGCAGCGGCTGGAGATCCTCAACGAGAAGGACGGCGTGTGGCGCTGCCGCACGACGTTCAACTGCACGGACGCCTGCCCGCGCGGCATCGAGGTCACCAAGGCGATCCAGGAGGTCAAGCGCGCGCTGATCACGCGTCGCTTCTGA
- the sdhA gene encoding succinate dehydrogenase flavoprotein subunit yields MQIHTYDTVIVGAGGAGMRAAIEATKRSRTAVLTKLYPTRSHTGAAQGGMAAALANVEEDNWEWHTFDTIKGGDYLVDQDAAEILAKEAIDAVLDLEKMGLPFNRTPEGRIDQRRFGGHTRNHGEAAVRRSCYAADRTGHMILQTLYQNCVKEGVEFFNEFYVLDQLLVEVDGVKRSAGVVAYELATGEIHVFRAKAVIYASGGTGKFFKVTSNAHTLTGDGQAAVYRRGLPLEDMEFFQFHPTGIWRMGILLTEGARGEGGILRNKDGERFMEKYAPVMKDLASRDVVSRAIYTEIREGRGCGPAGDHVYLDLTHLPPEQLDAKLPDITEFARTYLGIEPYTDPIPIQPTAHYAMGGIPTNVQGEVLSDNTTVVPGLYAAGEVACVSVHGANRLGTNSLLDINVFGRRSGIAAAEFAHANELAPLPENPAALVEEQVERLRNSTGTEKVAELRNELQECMDANVMVFRTEQTIKAAVEKIGELRERYRNLSVQDKGRRFNTDLLEAVELGNLLDLAEVMAVSALARKESRGGHYREDFPTRDDVNFMRHTMAYREVDASGAESIRLDYKPVVQTRYQPMERKY; encoded by the coding sequence ATGCAGATCCACACGTACGACACCGTCATCGTCGGCGCGGGCGGCGCCGGTATGCGCGCCGCCATCGAGGCCACCAAGCGCAGCCGCACCGCCGTCCTGACCAAGCTCTACCCCACCCGCTCCCACACCGGCGCGGCGCAGGGCGGCATGGCCGCCGCCCTCGCCAACGTCGAGGAGGACAACTGGGAGTGGCACACCTTCGACACGATCAAGGGCGGCGACTACCTGGTCGACCAGGACGCCGCCGAGATCCTGGCGAAGGAGGCCATCGACGCCGTCCTCGACCTGGAGAAGATGGGCCTGCCGTTCAACCGGACGCCCGAGGGCCGCATCGACCAGCGCCGTTTCGGCGGCCACACCCGCAACCACGGCGAGGCGGCCGTGCGCCGCTCCTGCTACGCGGCGGACCGCACCGGCCACATGATCCTCCAGACGCTGTACCAGAACTGCGTCAAGGAGGGCGTGGAGTTCTTCAACGAGTTCTACGTCCTGGACCAGCTGCTCGTCGAGGTCGACGGCGTCAAGCGCTCGGCCGGCGTGGTGGCGTACGAGCTGGCCACCGGCGAGATCCACGTCTTCCGGGCCAAGGCGGTCATCTACGCCTCCGGCGGCACCGGCAAGTTCTTCAAGGTGACCTCGAACGCGCACACCCTCACGGGTGACGGCCAGGCGGCGGTCTACCGGCGCGGGCTGCCGCTGGAGGACATGGAGTTCTTCCAGTTCCACCCGACGGGCATCTGGCGGATGGGCATCCTACTCACCGAGGGCGCCCGCGGCGAGGGCGGCATCCTCCGCAACAAGGACGGTGAGCGCTTCATGGAGAAGTACGCGCCCGTCATGAAGGACCTCGCCTCCCGCGACGTCGTCTCCCGCGCGATCTACACCGAGATCCGCGAGGGCCGCGGCTGCGGCCCCGCCGGCGACCACGTGTACCTGGACCTCACCCACCTGCCGCCGGAGCAGCTGGACGCGAAGCTCCCGGACATCACCGAGTTCGCCCGCACCTACCTGGGTATCGAGCCGTACACCGACCCGATCCCGATCCAGCCGACCGCGCACTACGCCATGGGGGGCATCCCCACCAACGTGCAGGGCGAGGTGCTCAGCGACAACACCACCGTGGTGCCGGGCCTGTACGCGGCCGGCGAGGTGGCCTGCGTGTCGGTGCACGGCGCCAACCGGCTGGGCACGAACTCGCTGCTGGACATCAACGTCTTCGGCCGCCGCTCCGGCATCGCCGCCGCGGAGTTCGCGCACGCCAACGAGCTGGCGCCGCTCCCGGAGAACCCGGCCGCGCTGGTCGAGGAGCAGGTGGAGCGGCTGCGCAACTCCACCGGCACCGAGAAGGTGGCGGAGCTGCGCAACGAGCTCCAGGAGTGCATGGACGCGAACGTGATGGTCTTCCGCACCGAGCAGACCATCAAGGCCGCGGTGGAGAAGATCGGCGAGCTGCGCGAGCGGTACCGCAACCTCTCCGTCCAGGACAAGGGCCGCCGCTTCAACACGGACCTGCTGGAGGCCGTCGAGCTGGGCAACCTGCTCGACCTGGCCGAGGTGATGGCCGTGTCGGCGCTGGCCCGCAAGGAGTCGCGCGGCGGCCACTACCGCGAGGACTTCCCGACCCGCGACGACGTCAACTTCATGCGGCACACCATGGCCTACCGGGAGGTCGACGCGAGCGGCGCCGAGTCGATCCGCCTGGACTACAAGCCGGTGGTGCAGACCCGCTACCAGCCGATGGAGCGTAAGTACTGA